In one Alnus glutinosa chromosome 14, dhAlnGlut1.1, whole genome shotgun sequence genomic region, the following are encoded:
- the LOC133857867 gene encoding uncharacterized protein LOC133857867: MEKSKSFSGYYSTPYTEIRSAFDLDRSKSFSFNGGSGSRDVSGTSGNPELKRRKRVASYNMYAKEGKLKSSFRNSFKWIKSKFTDNFDDE; the protein is encoded by the coding sequence ATGGAAAAGAGCAAGTCATTCTCAGGGTACTACTCCACCCCCTACACAGAAATACGGTCTGCTTTCGACCTCGACAGGTCCAAGTCATTCAGCTTCAATGGCGGAAGTGGCAGCAGAGATGTGTCGGGCACATCTGGCAATCCAGAGCTCAAGAGGAGGAAAAGGGTGGCGTCCTACAACATGTACGCCAAGGAAGGTAAGCTCAAATCCTCTTTTCGCAACAGCTTCAAGTGGATCAAGAGCAAGTTTACAGACAACTTCGACGACGAGTGA
- the LOC133856758 gene encoding probable serine/threonine-protein kinase At1g54610 produces the protein MGCVQARPSTYSPHGQGIEKLKLDGGYVKGGRERIPITRSLAHLEEYSLKDIRKLEDKHVVGVRLVEEGRVVLSEAERERSSGSQNVSRRVEPAKKIGEDELVDGWPKWLVDNVPGDLLEGLVAKSADSYDKLDKIGQGTYSNVYKAQDRVTKKIVALKKVRFNTSEPESVKFMAREIMMLKRLDHPNVIKLEGLATSRMQYSLYLVFDFMHSDLTKIISGPGDRLNEAQVKRYMQQLLSGLQHCHENGVLHRDIKPSNLLIDKNGVLKIADFGLANLYLPNKKCPLTGRVVTLWYRAPELLLGSTDYGVGIDLWSAGCLLAEMFVGRPIMPGRTEVEQLHKIFKLCGKPSEEEYWKKMKLPTTFRPPSHYKPSFQEAFRAFPTSSFGLLTTLLALDPTSRGTAASALQSEFFTSSPLACDLSALPAPGKEKDESRTSSRKKRRPKTKQPSQTNREGHRTEDLIDQASGDFDASKEVKSKNEEPQHSQEMVYKASSTSSSAQTTRHGGNLHESLSPVLRSHKIQSPKTEGHPNALKNIKNLTLFHASITDIINPNGGNILAQYRRSFSEMDLRNHDPDKITKLFRVNKDKATKNDAFLAQDDI, from the exons ATGGGATGCGTTCAGGCCAGGCCTTCTACATACTCTCCTCATGGTCAAGGCATTGAGAAGCTGAAGTTGGATGGTGGGTATGTTAAGGGAGGCAGAGAAAGGATACCCATAACGAGATCATTAGCTCATTTGGAAGAATACAGCCTGAAGGATATTCGAAAACTGGAAGATAAGCATGTTGTGGGAGTGAGGTTGGTTGAAGAAGGGAGGGTGGTTTTGAGCGAGGCGGAGAGGGAGAGGAGTAGCGGTAGTCAGAACGTGTCGAGGAGGGTTGAGCCGGCGAAGAAGATCGGAGAAGATGAGCTTGTGGATGGGTGGCCAAAGTGGCTGGTTGATAATGTTCCTGGAGATCTGTTGGAGGGTTTGGTTGCCAAGAGTGCTGATTCCTATGATAAACTTGATAAG ATCGGCCAAGGAACTTACAGCAACGTGTACAAAGCTCAAGATAGGGTCACGAAAAAGATTGTGGCTTTGAAGAAAGTGCGGTTCAACACATCGGAGCCGGAGAGCGTGAAGTTCATGGCAAGAGAGATAATGATGTTAAAGAGGCTTGATCATCCCAACGTCATCAAGCTTGAAGGACTAGCCACGTCAAGGATGCAGTATAGTCTTTATCTGGTTTTTGATTTCATGCACTCAGACTTAACTAAAATTATCTCCGGTCCCGGTGATAGGCTCAATGAAGCACAG GTCAAGCGCTACATGCAGCAGTTACTTTCTGGTCTGCAACACTGCCATGAGAATGGAGTTTTACATCGAGACATCAAACCTTCCAACTTGTTAATAGACAAAAATGGAGTGTTGAAAATTGCTGATTTTGGGCTTGCAAATCTTTATCTTCCAAACAAAAAATGCCCCCTTACAGGTCGAGTTGTGACACTTTGGTACAGAGCTCCAGAACTACTGTTAGGTTCCACAGATTATGGAGTTGGCATTGATCTTTGGAGTGCAGGATGCCTATTGGCAGAGATGTTTGTTGGAAGGCCAATTATGCCCGGGAGAACCGAG GTTGAGCAGCTCCATAAGATTTTCAAACTTTGTGGTAAACCCTCAGAGGAGGAATATTGGAAGAAAATGAAGCTGCCGACAACCTTCCGACCGCCATCGCATTATAAACCTAGTTTTCAAGAAGCCTTCAGGGCTTTTCCTACCTCTTCATTTGGTCTTTTGACAACACTTCTTGCTCTAGACCCAACCTCTCGAGGCACTGCTGCTTCTGCTCTCCAAAGTGAA TTCTTTACTTCAAGTCCCTTGGCATGTGACCTTTCAGCTCTACCAGCACCCGGGAAAGAAAAGGATGAATCTCGAACAAGTAGTCGTAAGAA GCGCAGGCCTAAAACAAAGCAACCATCTCAAACAAATCGTGAAGGTCATCGGACAGAGGACCTAATTGATCAAGCCAGTGGAGATTTTGACGCTTCTAAAGAGGTAAAA TCGAAGAATGAAGAGCCACAACATAGCCAAGAGATGGTTTACAAGGCAAGTAGCACTTCCTCTAGTGCACAAACGACTAGGCATGGAGGGAACTTGCATGAATCCCTATCCCCAGTTCTTCGTTCTCATAAAATACAATCACCAAAAACTGAGGGTCATCCTAATGctctcaagaacatcaagaatcTTACCCTTTTTCATGCCTCTATAACAGATATCATCAACCCGAATGGAGGCAACATATTGGCTCAATATCGCAGGTCTTTTTCTGAAATGGATCTCCGAAATCATGATCCAGACAAGATAACAAAATTATTTCGAGTCAACAAAGATAAGGCCACCAAGAATGATGCTTTTTTAGCTCAAGATGATATATAA